One window of Sandaracinaceae bacterium genomic DNA carries:
- a CDS encoding AAA family ATPase: CTERGHVLLTGEPGVGKTCVLRALRQRLPRARFRLTYCHNATLGRRDFYRHICLALGLSPKATAAAVFYAITQHVQEQREEQTHPVFLLDEAHLLHQQVLAHLHILANYEWDRSPLLSLVLVGLPELDTRMRLRVNRSLYSRIQTRLCLGEAQPDDTAEYLAHRLALAGCDKVLFDSDAIALLHEASDGRLRDIDRIATDALKRAARRKHKRVDRALVDASRDDDIID; this comes from the coding sequence CTGCACCGAGCGCGGCCACGTCCTGCTCACGGGCGAGCCCGGTGTCGGCAAGACCTGCGTGCTCCGCGCCCTGCGCCAACGTCTGCCGAGAGCGCGCTTCCGCCTCACCTACTGCCACAACGCCACCCTCGGACGGCGCGACTTCTACCGCCACATCTGCCTGGCTCTGGGGCTCAGCCCGAAGGCCACCGCGGCGGCCGTCTTCTACGCGATCACCCAGCACGTGCAGGAGCAGCGCGAGGAGCAGACCCACCCCGTCTTCCTCCTCGACGAGGCTCACCTGCTCCACCAGCAGGTCCTCGCTCATCTGCATATCCTGGCGAACTACGAGTGGGACCGTAGCCCCTTGCTGTCGCTCGTCCTCGTCGGACTGCCCGAGCTCGACACCCGCATGCGCCTGCGCGTCAACCGCTCCCTCTACTCCCGCATCCAGACTCGACTCTGCCTGGGTGAGGCCCAGCCCGACGACACCGCCGAGTACCTCGCCCACCGTCTCGCCCTCGCGGGATGCGACAAGGTCCTCTTCGACAGCGACGCCATCGCGCTCCTCCACGAGGCCAGCGACGGACGGCTGCGCGACATCGATCGCATCGCCACCGACGCGCTCAAGCGCGCCGCACGACGAAAGCACAAGCGCGTCGACCGCGCCCTCGTCGACGCTTCGCGCGACGACGACATCATCGACTGA
- a CDS encoding heavy metal-binding domain-containing protein has product MTERARAMAEPRLLVALRRAIPFQPKEEAMSDVRLFIAQGPDDVQGPFGVNELRQLWDAGALQPQALYWHRAAPAWRPVTQFRQPTREELRVDPQISTLPEVAGETLLESLGVVHAECVQGVHWGHELLAGLGDLLGGRVENLERLLKGAVSTCTEELRAKGRKLVADAVVGVSYSVSELSGKGSLMLAVVATGTAVRIEERPPPVPLE; this is encoded by the coding sequence TTGACCGAGCGGGCGCGGGCCATGGCCGAACCCCGGCTTCTTGTCGCCCTCCGCCGTGCGATACCCTTCCAGCCGAAGGAGGAGGCAATGTCCGATGTGCGTCTCTTCATCGCCCAGGGGCCCGATGACGTGCAGGGGCCCTTCGGCGTGAACGAACTACGTCAGCTGTGGGACGCCGGAGCGCTCCAGCCTCAGGCGCTCTACTGGCACCGCGCGGCGCCGGCCTGGAGACCAGTGACGCAGTTCCGACAGCCGACACGTGAAGAGCTGCGGGTGGACCCACAGATCAGCACCCTGCCGGAGGTCGCGGGCGAGACTCTGCTGGAGAGCCTCGGGGTCGTACACGCCGAGTGTGTGCAAGGCGTCCACTGGGGTCACGAGCTCCTCGCCGGCCTGGGCGACCTGTTGGGCGGGCGAGTCGAGAATCTCGAGAGGCTCCTGAAGGGCGCCGTCAGCACCTGCACCGAAGAGCTCCGGGCGAAGGGAAGGAAGCTGGTCGCCGACGCGGTGGTGGGCGTGTCCTACTCGGTCTCGGAGCTATCCGGGAAAGGCTCGCTGATGCTGGCGGTCGTCGCGACCGGAACCGCCGTGAGGATCGAGGAGCGTCCGCCGCCCGTGCCCCTGGAGTGA
- a CDS encoding DUF3427 domain-containing protein — protein MTKSEDAGLPSGLYDEIITRALERRLETDGLVHERVSLSPDTASEPLARYVYRFASSLLSSVKGKDKERIAKQVELTNQFLQWLSGPDGAAEEDQVTAERLLQVHRQGDARLGTGQVQRPSIPLRHSDLIVNGPKDLRVGREIQHELASADRVDVLVSFVKWSGFVELRDALRAFSDRHGGAPPLRVLTTTYMGATDHEALDALIELGADVRVNYDTRRTRLHAKAWLFHRETGFSTGVIGSSNLSYAALRDGCEWNVRLSNVDNPAILKKFEATFEQYWDEAAFEPYDRERFIKVLAARRSSQLDALAAVVRLHPYPHQTAVLQALEAERLNGHNKNLVVAATGTGKTVMAALDYKALCKRLGGRPSLLFVAHRREILTKSQATYRAALGDGNFGELLTGSDKPLVGRHVFASIQSLHGRRLEDLAPDAYDVVVVDEFHHSEAATYTALLNHLDPRILLGLTATPERTDGQSILHWFGHRVAAESRLWDALDQGLLVPFQYFGVDDKTDLSQVDFRGGRYSVASLEKVYTADEHRARHVLRALSERVRNPVEMRALGFCVSVKHAAFMAAFFNRHGLPAVSVTGDTPTAAREAAVKQLAAGELCAIFTVDVFNEGVDIPSVDTVLFLRPTESATLYLQQLGRGLRLHEDKSCLTVLDFIGRANRSFRFDRRFRALMGGGTRAEVSEAVEDGFPRLPSGCSIQLEEEAQRSVLENIKRTLSNWSALAEDLVEDWPLATFLERADVDLRELYLTRRSFSQLRQQRGFVQDVADNAITRALPRTVHVDDEDRLSHWRWWLDQARPPKPDPTDPRQVMFFALLGQSRRKLDELGDFFDELWSDPVLMSELRQLFALLDDRRRKPTYVLPGLPFQVHATYSRDEVSAGLVEVRKGKLLRTQGGVFKCDRHRCDVLFVTLEKDEKDFTPTTLYNDYPMSQRRFHWETQARVGSQTGRRYREPPDGWRILMFARQAKKDERGQTMPYLFLGPVRCVSASGDRPIQIVWELEREMPAAWFSEVKIAAG, from the coding sequence ATGACGAAGAGCGAGGACGCGGGGCTCCCGTCGGGGCTGTACGACGAGATCATCACGCGCGCGCTCGAGCGCCGCTTGGAGACCGACGGGCTCGTGCACGAGCGCGTCTCCCTCAGCCCGGACACCGCGTCGGAGCCGCTCGCCCGGTACGTCTATCGGTTCGCCTCCTCGCTGCTCTCCTCGGTGAAGGGCAAGGACAAGGAGCGCATCGCCAAGCAGGTGGAGCTGACCAACCAGTTCCTCCAGTGGCTCTCGGGCCCCGACGGCGCGGCCGAGGAGGACCAGGTCACGGCCGAGCGGCTCCTGCAGGTGCACCGCCAGGGCGACGCGCGCCTGGGGACCGGGCAGGTGCAGCGGCCCTCCATCCCGCTGCGGCACAGCGACCTCATCGTCAACGGCCCGAAGGACCTGCGCGTGGGCCGCGAGATCCAGCACGAGCTCGCCTCGGCCGACCGGGTCGACGTGCTGGTCTCCTTCGTGAAGTGGAGCGGCTTCGTCGAGCTGCGCGACGCCCTGCGCGCGTTCAGCGACCGACACGGCGGCGCGCCCCCGCTCCGCGTGCTGACCACCACCTACATGGGCGCCACCGACCACGAGGCGCTCGACGCGCTCATCGAGCTCGGCGCCGACGTCCGCGTGAACTACGACACCCGGCGCACGCGCCTCCACGCCAAGGCCTGGCTCTTCCACCGCGAGACCGGCTTCTCCACCGGCGTCATCGGCTCGTCCAACCTCTCCTACGCCGCGCTCCGCGACGGCTGCGAGTGGAACGTCCGCCTCTCCAACGTCGACAACCCCGCCATCCTCAAGAAGTTCGAGGCGACCTTCGAGCAGTACTGGGACGAGGCCGCGTTCGAGCCCTACGACCGCGAGCGCTTCATCAAAGTGCTCGCCGCGCGCCGCAGCTCCCAGCTCGACGCGCTCGCCGCGGTCGTCCGCCTGCACCCCTACCCGCACCAGACCGCCGTGCTCCAGGCGCTCGAGGCGGAGCGGCTCAACGGCCACAACAAGAACCTCGTCGTCGCGGCGACGGGCACGGGCAAGACCGTGATGGCCGCGCTCGACTACAAGGCCCTGTGCAAGCGGCTCGGCGGCCGCCCCAGCCTGCTGTTCGTCGCGCACCGCCGCGAGATCCTCACCAAGAGCCAGGCGACCTATCGCGCCGCCCTGGGCGACGGGAACTTCGGCGAGCTGCTCACCGGCAGCGACAAGCCGCTCGTCGGCCGCCACGTCTTCGCGAGCATCCAGTCCCTGCACGGCCGCCGCCTCGAGGACCTCGCGCCCGACGCCTACGACGTGGTCGTCGTCGACGAGTTCCACCACTCCGAGGCGGCCACCTACACCGCGCTGCTCAACCACCTCGACCCGAGAATCCTCCTCGGTCTCACCGCCACCCCGGAGCGCACCGACGGCCAGTCCATCCTCCACTGGTTCGGCCACCGCGTCGCGGCCGAGTCGCGCCTCTGGGACGCGCTCGACCAGGGCCTGCTCGTGCCCTTCCAGTACTTCGGCGTCGACGACAAGACCGACCTGAGCCAGGTCGACTTCCGCGGCGGCCGCTACAGCGTCGCCTCCCTCGAGAAGGTCTACACCGCCGACGAGCACCGCGCGCGCCACGTCCTGCGCGCCCTGTCCGAGCGCGTGCGCAACCCCGTGGAGATGCGCGCCCTCGGCTTCTGCGTCTCGGTCAAGCACGCCGCCTTCATGGCCGCCTTCTTCAACCGGCACGGCCTCCCCGCCGTCAGCGTGACCGGAGACACCCCCACCGCCGCGCGCGAGGCGGCCGTGAAGCAGCTCGCGGCCGGCGAGCTCTGCGCCATCTTCACCGTCGACGTCTTCAACGAGGGCGTCGACATCCCGTCGGTCGACACCGTGCTCTTCCTGCGCCCGACCGAGAGCGCCACCCTCTACCTCCAGCAGCTCGGCCGCGGCCTCCGCCTCCACGAAGACAAGAGCTGCCTGACCGTGCTCGACTTCATCGGCCGCGCGAACCGGAGCTTCCGCTTCGACCGCCGCTTCCGCGCCCTGATGGGCGGCGGCACCCGCGCCGAGGTGAGCGAGGCCGTAGAAGACGGCTTCCCGCGCCTCCCGTCTGGCTGCTCCATCCAGCTCGAGGAGGAGGCCCAGCGCTCCGTGCTCGAGAACATCAAGCGCACCCTCTCGAACTGGAGCGCCCTCGCGGAGGATCTCGTCGAGGACTGGCCGCTCGCCACCTTCCTCGAGCGCGCCGACGTCGACCTGCGCGAGCTCTACCTGACCCGCCGCTCCTTCTCGCAGCTCCGCCAGCAGCGCGGCTTCGTCCAAGACGTCGCCGACAACGCCATCACCCGCGCGCTCCCGCGGACCGTGCACGTGGACGACGAGGACCGCCTCTCCCATTGGCGCTGGTGGCTCGACCAGGCGCGCCCGCCCAAGCCCGACCCGACCGACCCGAGGCAGGTCATGTTCTTCGCGCTGCTCGGCCAGTCGCGGCGCAAGCTCGACGAGCTGGGCGACTTCTTCGACGAGCTCTGGTCCGACCCCGTCCTGATGAGCGAGCTGCGCCAGCTCTTCGCGCTGCTGGACGACCGCCGCCGCAAGCCCACCTACGTCCTGCCCGGCCTCCCGTTCCAGGTCCACGCCACCTACAGCCGCGACGAGGTCAGCGCCGGCCTCGTCGAGGTGCGCAAGGGCAAGCTCCTGCGCACCCAGGGCGGCGTCTTCAAGTGCGACCGCCACCGCTGCGACGTCCTCTTCGTCACGCTCGAGAAGGACGAGAAGGACTTCACCCCGACCACGCTCTACAACGACTACCCCATGTCCCAGCGCCGCTTCCACTGGGAGACGCAGGCGCGCGTGGGGTCGCAGACGGGGCGCCGCTATCGCGAGCCGCCGGACGGGTGGCGGATCCTAATGTTCGCGCGGCAGGCGAAGAAGGACGAGCGCGGCCAGACGATGCCGTACCTCTTCCTCGGGCCGGTGCGCTGCGTGTCAGCGTCGGGGGACCGGCCGATCCAGATCGTGTGGGAGCTGGAGCGGGAGATGCCGGCGGCATGGTTCAGCGAGGTGAAGATTGCCGCGGGCTAG
- a CDS encoding N-6 DNA methylase has product MNGRTISRQRLLGAYYTPDPIAEALVRWALGGAPGRLLDPSFGGCAFLEAGARVMEEMGSTVGGEMVFGVDVDADCIRHVKRSSRLRERNCTFEDFLALSPADLPGAPFQAVVGNPPYVRHHWVKDEKRTVARRIADESSVVLAETASLWAYFVVHALAFMAEGGRLALLVPEAILQADYADAVRSVLESSFRRVRLVHLRERLFDGTDEPVVVALGEGFGEPGTLSVHSLDTAAELEALLRGVAIPGPHTTVANGRRVLPEALKVMESVQGTGQTMRFDSVASTRIGIVTGANSHFIRTQDELADLGVPSRARTGIVARTKWLSGLEFTEEDHHAVARSGCRAFLVRPTPALETRPGIARWVAEGEAAGVHEHHQCVRREPWFRVSLPPRPDAFVTSTRLGPPLLVLNRTSYRCTNALYAVRLNLTDAVLPECIALGFLTTFVALWAELNGRRYGGGVLKVDLGALAELPLPVVPGCASSFVAANNALREGKEELARNIADRVVLRHGLGLSQRAIDTMGRAREDLVRQRIPDAKES; this is encoded by the coding sequence GTGAACGGCCGAACGATCTCTCGCCAACGCCTCCTGGGGGCGTACTACACGCCGGACCCGATTGCGGAAGCGCTGGTTCGCTGGGCGCTCGGAGGGGCGCCAGGGAGGCTCCTCGACCCTAGCTTTGGCGGCTGCGCCTTCCTCGAAGCGGGCGCCAGGGTCATGGAAGAGATGGGGAGTACGGTTGGGGGGGAAATGGTCTTCGGGGTCGATGTCGACGCCGACTGCATACGGCACGTCAAGAGGAGCTCCCGGCTGCGCGAGCGCAACTGTACGTTCGAGGACTTTCTCGCCCTTTCGCCGGCGGACCTACCAGGTGCACCGTTTCAAGCGGTCGTCGGGAATCCCCCGTATGTCCGGCATCACTGGGTGAAGGACGAGAAACGGACCGTGGCTCGCCGCATCGCCGACGAGAGCTCCGTCGTACTGGCGGAGACGGCGAGTCTCTGGGCTTACTTCGTGGTGCACGCGCTAGCCTTCATGGCAGAAGGCGGTCGTCTCGCGTTGCTGGTCCCCGAAGCGATCCTCCAGGCCGACTACGCCGACGCGGTCCGAAGTGTCCTGGAGTCTAGCTTTCGCCGGGTGCGCCTCGTGCACCTACGCGAGCGTCTATTCGATGGCACCGATGAGCCTGTAGTGGTCGCTCTTGGGGAGGGGTTTGGCGAGCCCGGAACGCTTTCGGTCCACTCGTTGGACACCGCGGCCGAGCTAGAGGCGCTGTTGCGTGGCGTCGCGATCCCCGGGCCGCACACTACTGTCGCGAATGGCCGCCGTGTGCTTCCTGAGGCCCTCAAGGTCATGGAATCCGTGCAGGGCACGGGCCAGACTATGCGGTTCGATAGCGTGGCTAGCACTCGAATCGGAATAGTGACAGGTGCGAACAGCCACTTTATACGAACACAAGATGAGCTGGCGGACCTTGGCGTTCCGTCCAGAGCGCGCACCGGCATCGTGGCGCGGACGAAGTGGCTCTCCGGCCTCGAGTTTACGGAGGAGGACCACCACGCAGTGGCGAGGTCGGGCTGCAGAGCGTTCCTAGTACGACCTACCCCTGCGCTCGAGACCCGGCCCGGCATCGCGCGGTGGGTGGCGGAGGGAGAAGCCGCAGGCGTGCATGAGCATCACCAGTGCGTGAGGCGGGAGCCATGGTTCAGGGTCAGCCTGCCGCCTCGACCAGATGCATTCGTGACGTCGACTCGGTTGGGTCCTCCGCTTCTGGTGCTGAATCGGACGAGCTATCGGTGCACTAATGCCCTCTATGCCGTGCGACTGAACCTGACCGACGCGGTTCTTCCCGAATGCATCGCACTCGGTTTCCTCACGACATTCGTTGCCCTCTGGGCCGAACTGAATGGGCGCCGGTACGGCGGGGGTGTCCTCAAAGTCGATCTCGGGGCGCTCGCAGAGCTGCCCCTGCCGGTCGTACCCGGGTGTGCTTCCTCGTTCGTCGCCGCCAACAATGCTCTACGGGAAGGCAAGGAGGAGCTCGCCCGCAACATCGCCGATCGTGTTGTCCTGCGGCATGGACTTGGGCTCTCCCAGCGTGCGATCGATACCATGGGCCGCGCTCGCGAGGACCTGGTCCGGCAGCGGATTCCCGACGCGAAGGAGTCCTGA
- a CDS encoding sensor histidine kinase has translation MANFTVDTHLFRELGELLVGRDSTALIELIKNSYDADATEVVVLGQHLSEPDKGLIVITDNGTGMTPGQFERGFLRVASRLKEDGERRSLLLKRRYTGAKGIGRLAAHKLARLLNVDSIPHRSTDRSADGKAVKARIDWDVIETFETLDDIAGDTAVRVQHKKVPPRAASGTTLRLSKLRRRWTETERARFFAEVQSFAPPDFLTRPLRKSVLPEPLLFDAPLVRVAESDGQKFTVSLEGEFASGDDYWRLMEDHASWVIEIRCRPGDKTVQYAIAPTKTTLKTLPESQRYETALPHPAPGEGPFFDARIFLRVGQSSVRGAQRTWMNRSSGVRVYMEGFRVLPYGEPLNDWLRIDADVARRTRTDRLSRWDLSDLMHEDDKDGLLTAFPNSAYFGGVFLTYEHAENLRMLVNREGFIPEAGYDHLVLLVRTGIDLCLRVYAAASYPQRRARKERREKKKQGKKKNAKHSDLMRAAATPLSLREKLREVAEVLSKARAHVVATAEGQEGAALVEKIENTLEDLQSQVDQADEMISEQSLLRVLASVGTQMSAFVHEIRALLGASQAVEHAVESLTSDGGLARDQKRRLKRIQQAIGDLRRGLEREASYLTDIVTPDARRRRSRQKLFERLDVASRLLSNAAQRRGIQIENSIPPTIKSPPMFPAELTAVFTNLLSNAVKAAGKGGRIHASAHHRDDGAVRVLLQNTGDAVDLEQGETWFRPFESTTAEVDPVLGQGMGLGLPITRRMLEDYGAEIRFVPPDDTSFATAVQIIFPGDR, from the coding sequence GTGGCGAACTTCACCGTAGATACACATCTGTTCCGCGAGCTCGGCGAGCTCCTCGTTGGTCGCGATTCGACGGCGCTAATCGAGCTAATCAAGAACTCCTATGACGCGGATGCAACAGAGGTCGTCGTACTTGGCCAGCATCTAAGCGAGCCCGATAAGGGATTGATTGTCATCACCGACAACGGAACCGGCATGACTCCGGGTCAGTTCGAGCGGGGATTTCTGCGCGTCGCCTCGCGACTGAAGGAGGACGGAGAGCGCAGGTCCCTGCTGCTAAAGCGGCGATATACTGGCGCCAAGGGTATCGGGCGGCTCGCGGCCCACAAGTTGGCCCGGCTGCTCAACGTGGACAGCATTCCGCATCGATCTACCGACCGGAGCGCTGACGGAAAGGCCGTTAAAGCACGTATCGATTGGGACGTTATCGAGACCTTCGAAACGCTAGACGACATCGCTGGCGACACGGCCGTTCGGGTACAACACAAGAAGGTGCCGCCGCGCGCGGCGAGCGGCACTACACTCCGGCTATCTAAGCTAAGGCGACGATGGACTGAAACCGAGCGCGCTCGCTTCTTTGCAGAGGTCCAGTCGTTCGCTCCGCCAGACTTCCTCACGCGTCCTCTTCGGAAGTCCGTTCTTCCAGAGCCGCTTCTCTTCGACGCTCCCCTTGTTCGTGTAGCCGAATCTGACGGGCAGAAGTTCACGGTATCGTTGGAGGGGGAGTTCGCTTCCGGTGACGACTACTGGCGACTGATGGAAGATCACGCGTCTTGGGTCATCGAGATCAGATGTCGACCCGGTGACAAGACGGTCCAGTATGCAATTGCCCCAACAAAAACCACGTTGAAGACGCTGCCAGAGTCTCAGCGCTACGAGACAGCGCTGCCGCATCCTGCGCCGGGGGAGGGCCCGTTCTTCGACGCTCGCATCTTCCTTCGAGTTGGTCAGTCGTCGGTGAGGGGGGCACAACGTACTTGGATGAATCGGTCCAGCGGCGTTCGGGTGTACATGGAGGGCTTTCGGGTTCTGCCCTACGGCGAGCCGCTGAACGACTGGCTCAGAATCGATGCTGACGTAGCTCGTCGCACTCGGACAGACCGTCTAAGCCGTTGGGATCTGAGCGATCTCATGCATGAGGACGACAAGGACGGGCTTCTCACGGCGTTCCCCAACAGTGCCTACTTCGGCGGCGTATTTCTTACGTATGAACACGCGGAGAACTTGCGGATGTTGGTGAACCGAGAGGGGTTCATACCTGAGGCTGGATATGATCACCTAGTACTGCTGGTACGCACGGGAATTGATCTATGCTTGAGGGTCTACGCCGCAGCCTCATACCCGCAACGTAGGGCAAGAAAAGAACGTCGGGAGAAGAAGAAGCAAGGCAAGAAGAAGAACGCTAAGCACTCCGATCTTATGCGGGCCGCGGCGACCCCGTTGTCGCTGCGAGAGAAGTTGCGCGAAGTAGCGGAGGTGCTGTCCAAAGCTCGAGCTCACGTTGTGGCGACTGCGGAGGGCCAGGAGGGCGCTGCCCTGGTCGAGAAGATCGAGAACACACTCGAAGACCTACAGAGCCAAGTTGATCAAGCCGACGAGATGATATCTGAGCAGTCGTTGCTGCGGGTACTCGCCTCGGTCGGGACCCAGATGTCAGCGTTCGTTCACGAAATCCGTGCGCTGCTCGGCGCGAGCCAGGCGGTCGAGCACGCTGTCGAAAGCCTGACCTCGGACGGCGGACTCGCACGAGATCAGAAGAGGAGGCTGAAGAGAATTCAGCAGGCTATCGGCGATCTTCGGCGGGGGCTGGAGCGCGAGGCTTCCTACCTTACCGATATAGTTACTCCCGATGCTCGTCGCCGGCGTTCACGGCAGAAGCTCTTCGAACGACTCGACGTCGCCAGCCGTCTCCTCTCCAACGCCGCCCAGAGGCGGGGGATCCAGATCGAAAACTCGATTCCCCCCACCATCAAGTCACCGCCGATGTTCCCCGCAGAGCTCACGGCAGTCTTCACGAACCTGCTGAGCAACGCCGTTAAGGCAGCCGGAAAGGGTGGCCGAATCCACGCATCGGCGCACCATCGCGACGACGGCGCAGTCCGCGTGCTGTTGCAGAACACGGGCGATGCGGTGGACCTCGAACAGGGCGAGACTTGGTTCCGACCCTTCGAGTCGACGACAGCCGAAGTCGACCCGGTTCTGGGCCAGGGCATGGGCCTCGGCTTGCCGATCACCCGTCGCATGCTGGAAGACTACGGAGCCGAGATTCGCTTCGTTCCGCCTGACGACACTTCGTTCGCGACGGCCGTTCAGATCATCTTCCCCGGAGACAGGTAG
- a CDS encoding endonuclease/exonuclease/phosphatase family protein: MGYEELAITERDDEGAARVKRRVAEGLLRLRRGLDAHFALPCDDGGPAARSRVRLATWNIRELATRNKYGRRLDDAYWFIAEVIRRFDVVALQEVRGDLEALRRVLELLGEGWDYLATDVTEGRPGNGERMVFVYDTRRVSFGGVAGELTLSGGRVLRDARGVELSSDAPLELRFDRRRELRLPDGVASRAGESGLETAEGVYVDLPEGATLRLPPGTRLRLPAGTPVRRRGARLSLGRRVRHVLERGQRLQIPRPARADGVLQFARTPYYVSFRAGWLNVILCTVHIYYGEAGARSAGMERRVAEIERLTELLGQRARDEGDSDSRSLFVLLGDFNIVGKGHRTMKALERRGFVIPEGIREIPAGTNVDRTKFYDQIAYHRRPDRVPRVRPLRAGVFDFFEHVYRTSDEASLAAEMRAEQAASGSRARPWPYATWRTYQMSDHLPMWVELETDFAAEALRGMLVDMLE, encoded by the coding sequence ATGGGATACGAGGAGCTGGCGATCACGGAGCGGGACGACGAGGGCGCGGCGCGGGTGAAGCGCCGGGTCGCGGAGGGGCTGCTGCGGCTCCGGCGGGGGTTGGACGCGCACTTCGCCCTGCCCTGCGACGACGGCGGCCCGGCGGCGCGCTCGCGCGTGCGGCTCGCGACCTGGAACATCCGCGAGCTCGCCACGCGCAACAAGTATGGTCGCCGCCTCGACGACGCCTACTGGTTCATCGCCGAGGTCATCCGGCGCTTCGACGTGGTCGCGCTGCAGGAGGTGCGCGGCGATCTCGAGGCGCTGCGCCGCGTGCTCGAGCTGCTCGGCGAGGGCTGGGACTACCTCGCCACCGACGTGACCGAGGGCCGCCCGGGCAACGGCGAGCGCATGGTGTTCGTCTACGACACGCGCCGCGTGAGCTTCGGCGGCGTGGCCGGCGAGCTGACCCTGAGCGGAGGCCGCGTGCTGCGCGACGCCCGCGGGGTGGAGCTGAGCAGCGACGCGCCCCTCGAGCTGCGCTTCGACCGCCGCCGCGAGCTCCGCCTGCCCGACGGCGTGGCGTCACGCGCGGGCGAGTCCGGGCTCGAGACCGCGGAGGGCGTCTACGTGGACCTGCCCGAGGGCGCGACCCTGCGTCTGCCGCCGGGCACGCGCCTCCGCCTGCCGGCCGGCACCCCCGTCCGCCGTCGCGGCGCGCGGCTCAGCCTCGGCCGCCGCGTGCGCCACGTGCTCGAGCGCGGCCAGCGCTTGCAGATCCCGCGGCCGGCCCGCGCCGACGGCGTGCTCCAGTTCGCGCGCACCCCGTACTACGTCTCGTTCCGCGCCGGGTGGCTGAACGTGATCCTCTGCACCGTGCACATCTACTACGGCGAGGCCGGCGCGCGGAGCGCGGGCATGGAGCGCCGCGTGGCCGAGATCGAGCGCCTCACCGAGCTCCTCGGCCAGCGCGCGCGCGACGAGGGCGACAGCGACTCGCGCAGCCTCTTCGTCCTGCTCGGCGACTTCAACATCGTCGGCAAGGGCCACCGCACCATGAAGGCCCTCGAGCGCCGCGGCTTCGTCATCCCCGAGGGCATCCGCGAGATCCCCGCCGGCACCAACGTCGACCGCACCAAGTTCTACGACCAGATCGCCTACCACCGCCGCCCCGACCGCGTCCCCCGCGTCCGCCCGCTGCGCGCCGGCGTCTTCGACTTCTTCGAGCACGTCTACCGCACGAGCGACGAGGCGTCGCTCGCGGCCGAGATGCGCGCGGAGCAAGCCGCGTCCGGCTCCCGCGCGAGGCCGTGGCCCTACGCGACCTGGCGCACGTACCAGATGTCCGATCACCTCCCCATGTGGGTGGAGCTGGAGACCGACTTCGCCGCGGAGGCGCTGCGGGGGATGCTGGTCGATATGCTCGAGTAG